From Camelus dromedarius isolate mCamDro1 chromosome 23, mCamDro1.pat, whole genome shotgun sequence, a single genomic window includes:
- the ETV3 gene encoding ETS translocation variant 3, translating into MKAGCSIVEKPEGGGGYQFPDWAYKTESSPGSRQIQLWHFILELLQKEEFRHVIAWQQGEYGEFVIKDPDEVARLWGRRKCKPQMNYDKLSRALRYYYNKRILHKTKGKRFTYKFNFSKLVMPNYPFINIRSSGVVPQSAPPVPTASSRFHFPPLDTHSPTSDVQPGRFSASSLAASGQESSNGTDRKVELSELEDGSAADWRRGVDLMSSRNAVGGGIGHQKRKPDIMLPLFTRPGMYPDPHSPFTVSPLPGRGGVLNVPISPALSLTPTIFSYSPSPGLSPFTSSSCFSFNPEEMKHYLHSQACSVFNYHLSPRTFPRYPGLMGPPLQCQMHPEESTQFSIKLQPPPVGRKNRERVESSEEAAPVTAPTLAPVPPRIKVEPASEKDPERLRQAAREEEGRSQEEGAVPGRTTEEEKGTVFARPAVPPVWPSVPVSTPGEEPLDVTEDSEDRPGKEPSAPEKKEDALMPPKLRLKRRWNDDPEARELSKNGKFLWSGSGPRGLAAAAADA; encoded by the exons ATGAAAGCAGGCTGTAGCATCGTGGAAAAGCCAGAAGGAGGTGGAG GGTATCAGTTTCCTGACTGGGCCTATAAAACAGAGTCGTCCCCGGGCTCCCGGCAGATCCAGCTGTGGCACTTCATCCTGGAGCTGCTGCAGAAGGAGGAGTTCCGCCATGTCATCGCCTGGCAGCAGGGAGAGTACGGGGAATTTGTCATCAAGGATCCAGATGAGGTGGCCCGCCTCTGGGGCCGCAGGAAGTGCAAACCACAGATGAATTACGACAAGCTGAGCCGGGCCCTCAG ATATTATTACAACAAGAGGATCCTTcacaaaacaaaagggaaaaggttCACTTACAAATTTAACTTCAGCAAGCTGGTGATGCCCAACTACCCCTTCATCAACATTCGGTCCAGTG GTGTGGTTCCCCAGAGTGCGCCACCAGTGCCAACAGCTTCTTCCCGGTTCCATTTCCCACCTCTGGACACCCATTCTCCAACGAGTGATGTGCAGCCAGGGCGGTTCTCTGCCAGCTCGCTGGCTGCCTCTGGCCAGGAGTCAAGCAATGGCACTGATAGAAAGGTGGAGCTTTCCGAGCTGGAGGATGGCTCAGCCGCTGACTGGCGCCGGGGCGTGGATCTCATGTCCTCCCGGAATGCCGTCGGTGGAGGGATTGGCCATCAGAAACGCAAGCCTGACATCATGCTTCCTCTGTTCACTAGGCCAGGGATGTACCCTGACCCCCATAGTCCCTTCACCGTCTCTCCACTCCCTGGCCGTGGAGGCGTCCTTAATGTCCCCATTTCACCAGCCCTCTCCCTGACTCCCACCATCTTCTCCTACAGCCCATCGCCAGGCCTGAGCCCCTTCACCAGCAGCAGCTGCTTCTCCTTCAACCCTGAGGAAATGAAACACTACCTTCATTCTCAAGCCTGTTCTGTGTTCAACTACCATCTGAGTCCGCGGACATTTCCTCGCTACCCAGGGCTCATGGGTCCGCCACTGCAGTGCCAAATGCATCCTGAGGAGTCCACCCAGTTTTCCATCAAGCTGCAGCCCCCGCCCGTTGGGCGGAAGAACCGGGAGAGGGTAGAGAGCAGCGAGGAAGCAGCACCGGTCACTGCTCCCACTTTGGCTCCTGTGCCCCCGAGGATTAAGGTGGAGCCAGCCTCTGAAAAGGATCCTGAGCGTCTCAGGCAGGCAGCACGCGAGGAGGAGGGGCGCTCTCAGGAGGAGGGTGCTGTGCCAGGCAGgaccacagaagaggaaaaaggcaCCGTCTTTGCCCGCCCGGCAGTGCCACCTGTCTGGCCCTCTGTACCTGTTAGCACCCCAGGTGAAGAACCCCTAGACGTGACTGAAgacagtgaggacaggcctggcAAGGAGCCCAGTGCAcctgagaaaaaagaagatgCCCTGATGCCCCCCAAGCTCCGGTTGAAGCGGCGCTGGAATGATGACCCAGAAGCCCGGGAGCTGAGTAAGAATGGCAAGTTCCTCTGGAGTGGGTCAGGACCCCGGGGCTTGGCAGCGGCCGCTGCCGACGCTTAG